Proteins co-encoded in one Spirosoma endbachense genomic window:
- a CDS encoding glycoside hydrolase family protein, with protein sequence MISPIVRIVLFCLLVLPLFAQSVRVSDAQMKQIYEEVKTPFKYGLVITPADNSQKLDCPTVFRKGKKWYMTYIIYGGRGYETWLANSNDLLHWETQGRIMSFSDTTQWDGNQKAGYNALQDFQWGGSYELKKYQNKYWMSYIGGAARGYEAGDLSIGIAYTDQNPTNVHEWQRKPTPVLTAKDADTRWWENRKLYKSSVIHDPKKRTGHPFVMYYNANGDTTGVNKTRWFERIGMAVSDDMLNWKRFGNEPILQHPVGITGDAVIQKLGDTWVMFYFGAFWQDRKGAFNRFAASTDLVSWTDWTGENLIEPSEPYDELYAHKSFVVKHKGVVYHFYCAVNKQDQRGIAVATSADLGKSKKNFVAISKKQ encoded by the coding sequence ATGATTTCCCCGATCGTTCGAATTGTACTCTTTTGTCTTCTGGTTTTACCCCTATTTGCTCAATCCGTCCGTGTTTCTGACGCGCAGATGAAGCAGATTTATGAGGAAGTGAAAACGCCTTTCAAGTATGGTTTAGTCATAACACCGGCTGATAACTCGCAGAAGCTGGACTGCCCGACGGTTTTTCGAAAAGGCAAAAAATGGTACATGACCTACATCATCTATGGCGGCCGGGGCTACGAAACCTGGCTGGCCAATAGCAATGATTTATTGCACTGGGAAACGCAGGGCCGAATAATGTCCTTCTCTGATACAACACAGTGGGATGGCAATCAGAAAGCAGGCTATAATGCTTTGCAGGATTTTCAGTGGGGTGGGAGTTATGAACTGAAAAAATATCAGAATAAGTACTGGATGTCGTATATCGGCGGGGCCGCTCGCGGATACGAAGCCGGTGATTTGTCAATTGGGATTGCTTATACGGATCAGAACCCCACAAACGTGCACGAATGGCAACGTAAACCAACGCCTGTTCTAACCGCTAAAGACGCTGATACCCGCTGGTGGGAAAACCGAAAGCTTTATAAAAGTTCAGTCATCCACGATCCGAAAAAACGAACCGGTCATCCCTTTGTGATGTACTACAACGCCAATGGCGATACGACGGGCGTGAATAAAACGCGTTGGTTCGAGCGAATTGGTATGGCTGTTTCGGACGATATGCTGAACTGGAAACGTTTTGGAAACGAGCCGATTCTGCAACATCCGGTCGGCATTACAGGCGACGCCGTCATTCAGAAACTAGGCGACACCTGGGTGATGTTCTATTTTGGGGCTTTTTGGCAGGATCGGAAAGGAGCCTTCAACCGATTTGCCGCATCAACCGATCTGGTCAGCTGGACCGACTGGACAGGCGAAAACCTGATCGAACCGTCAGAGCCTTATGATGAACTGTATGCTCATAAGTCGTTCGTTGTCAAGCATAAAGGCGTCGTTTATCACTTCTATTGTGCTGTTAATAAGCAGGATCAACGGGGTATTGCAGTGGCTACGTCGGCCGATTTAGGAAAAAGTAAGAAGAATTTTGTCGCCATCAGCAAGAAGCAATGA
- a CDS encoding family 78 glycoside hydrolase catalytic domain: protein MNTRYRYILFFLLISATGFSQALTVTNLRCEYRSNPLGVQTAKPALSWQLVAQQRNTLQKAYQILVADSPEALGQNKGNIWNSGRVNSDASIQVSYQGKVLEPTKFYYWKIKVWDTKDTESPWSPVASWQMGLLTKVDWKGAAWIGYEKLPDSLVNTLPTDGKKDKVQGGNVLPLVRKSLTITKSVRKATLFISGLGQFDAHLNGQKIGDHFLDPGWTKYDKQAQYVTFDLTDKLKSGENVIGVMLGNGFYYVPPVKERYRKLKVMFGYPKMICRLFITYTDGSTDNVVSDASWKTAPSPITFSSIYGGENYNATREQPGWDGPAFTDKSWKNALIVDGPPVLTSQMQEPLKVFDTFAPISKKRLDSGDWVYDLGQNASGIISLTVNGKQGDTIRIYPAELLKADGSVNQKASGSPFYFEYVLKGGRAETWQPRFTYYGFRYLQLKGGVPQGEQNPVQKPQVIDLKGLHTRNAAASAGQFSCSNELFNKASTLIDWGIKSNMASVFTDCPHREKLGWLEELHLMGGSVRYQYDIASLLKKVIQDMKDSQLDNQSADAGLVPEIAPEYVKFDWGGGIFRDSPEWGSSAIIVPWYLYQWYGEKDELAASYTMMQRYIAYLGTKAKSHILAQGLGDWYDLGPKPPGVSQLTPMGVTGTAMYYYDLTILAKIARMLNKSDDALQYDKLAGEVKVAFNQAFFNHQTKQYATNSQTANAMALYLNLVEPQYREAVVENIVQDIRSRNNSLTAGDIGYRYLLRALEDAGRSDVIFDMNSRSDVPGYGYQLAKGATALTESWQALPSVSNNHFMLGHLLEWLYAGLAGIKQADTSIAFRNSVIYPQPVGDVMQAKASYDSPYGLISSDWKKVGTRFDLTVQIPPNTSSEIYLPASISSPITEGGQPVGKRKEIKVLGFEKDRARILVGSGTYRFTVQD from the coding sequence ATGAATACGAGATACCGTTACATTCTTTTCTTTCTACTCATTTCGGCAACGGGATTTTCGCAGGCGCTGACAGTTACGAACCTGCGTTGTGAATACCGTTCCAATCCACTTGGTGTACAGACCGCGAAGCCTGCGTTGAGCTGGCAGCTGGTTGCTCAGCAGCGTAATACGCTTCAGAAAGCCTATCAGATTCTGGTTGCCGATTCGCCGGAAGCGCTTGGTCAGAACAAAGGGAACATCTGGAATTCGGGCAGGGTTAATTCCGATGCCTCTATTCAGGTCAGCTATCAGGGTAAAGTACTGGAGCCAACCAAGTTCTACTACTGGAAAATTAAAGTCTGGGATACAAAAGATACCGAGTCGCCCTGGAGCCCGGTAGCGTCCTGGCAAATGGGCTTATTGACCAAAGTCGACTGGAAAGGTGCCGCCTGGATTGGCTACGAAAAACTACCCGATTCATTGGTCAATACGCTGCCGACCGATGGGAAGAAAGATAAGGTGCAGGGCGGGAATGTGTTGCCTTTAGTGCGAAAGAGCCTGACGATCACAAAATCGGTGCGAAAGGCTACCTTGTTTATATCGGGCCTGGGGCAATTCGATGCCCACCTGAATGGGCAAAAAATAGGTGACCATTTTCTGGACCCCGGCTGGACAAAATATGACAAACAGGCCCAGTACGTCACCTTCGATTTGACCGATAAGCTAAAGTCGGGTGAAAATGTCATCGGTGTCATGCTGGGTAATGGATTTTATTACGTGCCACCCGTTAAGGAGCGATACCGCAAATTGAAAGTCATGTTTGGCTATCCGAAGATGATTTGCCGGTTGTTTATCACCTATACAGACGGCTCAACGGATAACGTTGTCAGTGACGCATCCTGGAAAACGGCCCCTTCCCCAATTACGTTTTCGAGCATTTACGGGGGTGAAAATTACAACGCTACCCGCGAACAACCGGGTTGGGATGGCCCGGCTTTTACGGACAAATCCTGGAAAAATGCATTGATAGTCGATGGACCGCCCGTTTTAACGTCACAAATGCAGGAACCGCTGAAGGTGTTCGATACGTTTGCGCCAATCAGCAAAAAACGACTCGATTCCGGTGACTGGGTTTATGATTTAGGGCAAAATGCGTCGGGGATAATTAGCCTGACTGTCAACGGAAAGCAGGGCGATACAATCCGGATTTACCCGGCAGAATTGCTGAAAGCTGATGGATCGGTCAATCAGAAGGCGTCAGGAAGTCCGTTTTATTTTGAATACGTTCTGAAGGGAGGGAGAGCCGAAACCTGGCAACCCCGGTTCACGTATTATGGCTTCCGCTATTTGCAGCTAAAAGGTGGGGTGCCTCAGGGTGAGCAAAATCCAGTCCAAAAGCCACAGGTCATTGATCTTAAGGGCTTACACACGCGCAATGCGGCTGCAAGCGCTGGCCAGTTTTCGTGCTCGAATGAACTGTTCAATAAAGCGAGTACACTCATCGACTGGGGAATCAAAAGCAACATGGCGAGTGTGTTCACCGACTGTCCGCACCGCGAGAAGCTGGGCTGGCTGGAGGAGTTGCACTTGATGGGCGGCTCTGTTCGCTACCAGTACGATATAGCCAGTCTGCTCAAAAAAGTAATTCAGGATATGAAAGACTCGCAACTCGACAATCAATCTGCCGATGCGGGACTGGTTCCTGAGATTGCGCCGGAATATGTGAAATTTGACTGGGGAGGAGGCATCTTTCGTGATTCGCCCGAGTGGGGGAGCAGTGCGATTATTGTGCCCTGGTATCTGTATCAGTGGTATGGCGAGAAAGACGAACTGGCCGCTAGTTACACCATGATGCAGCGTTACATTGCCTATCTGGGGACGAAAGCGAAGAGCCATATCCTGGCTCAGGGGCTGGGCGATTGGTATGATCTGGGTCCGAAACCGCCGGGCGTATCGCAGTTGACGCCGATGGGCGTTACGGGTACGGCAATGTATTACTATGACCTGACCATTCTGGCAAAAATTGCCCGGATGCTAAACAAGTCTGATGATGCCTTGCAGTACGATAAACTCGCTGGTGAAGTCAAAGTCGCTTTTAATCAGGCGTTTTTCAACCACCAGACAAAGCAGTACGCAACCAATAGCCAGACCGCCAATGCAATGGCCCTCTACCTGAATTTGGTAGAACCGCAATACCGGGAAGCCGTTGTCGAAAACATCGTTCAGGATATTCGGAGCCGGAACAACAGCCTGACAGCCGGTGATATTGGGTATCGGTATCTGCTTCGGGCGTTGGAAGATGCCGGACGGTCGGATGTGATTTTTGATATGAATAGCCGCTCCGATGTGCCGGGTTATGGCTACCAGTTGGCTAAAGGAGCAACCGCCCTGACCGAATCGTGGCAGGCGTTGCCATCGGTGTCGAACAATCATTTCATGCTGGGGCATTTGCTTGAGTGGCTTTATGCCGGTCTGGCGGGAATCAAGCAGGCCGACACGTCAATTGCGTTCCGGAACAGCGTCATTTACCCGCAACCCGTTGGCGATGTTATGCAGGCAAAAGCTTCCTACGATTCACCTTACGGCCTGATTTCGAGTGATTGGAAAAAGGTAGGAACCCGCTTTGACTTAACCGTTCAGATTCCACCGAATACGTCGTCGGAGATCTACCTGCCTGCGTCGATAAGCAGCCCGATCACCGAAGGAGGGCAGCCAGTCGGTAAGCGCAAAGAAATAAAAGTGCTTGGTTTTGAGAAGGATAGAGCCAGGATTCTGGTTGGCTCTGGAACGTATCGATTTACGGTACAGGACTAA
- the galB gene encoding beta-galactosidase GalB, whose translation MRNAYTYISLLLALVTSPIFAQNEPRTAVDFNHSWKFFPGDEPTAKAPDFADADWRTLNLPHDWSIEGQFSEQHLSTTQEGALPTGIGWYRKAFLIPVSSKTKRVFIEFDGVYRNSEVWINGHRLGIRPYGYSSFRYELTKHLKFGSEKNSIAVRVDNAAQPNSRWYTGSGIYRNVRLVTTSKMAVAQWGTFVTTPTVTSQKAQVLAQISIQNPLGRVKDGRRSDGKPETVDVISTVLDAAGNKVATQTSSSVQLTDTLTTIAQQFDLQNPILWSIEKPYLYKIITRIYSQNRLEDTYETPFGIRYFKFDSATGFSLNGQPMKILGVCLHHDLGALGAAVNRRAMQRQLELLKAMGCNAIRTAHNPPAPEFLDLCDEMGFLVMDEAFDMWKKKKSKQDYGLNWDAWHKTDLEDMVRRDRNHPSIFMWSIGNEIREQFDSTGITITKELADIVKKLDSTRPVTSALTENIPEKNFIYRSGALDILGFNYKHEAYGDFPKTFPNQSVIASETGSSLQTRGHYDMPSDSVRMWGKGGPAKFRDGNPDWTASAYDNEAAYWGSTHEQTWKVIRKYPHMAGLFIWTGFDYLGEPHPYPWPARSSYFGILDLAGFPKDVYYLYQSEWTDKPVLHLFPHWNWPKGETVDVWAYYSQADEVELFLNDKSLGIRRKNGDDLHVMWRVSYEPGTLRIVSRKGGKSVLTRTVSTAGKPAKIQLIADRNTLKADGKDLSFVTVNVLDEQGNLVPDANHLITFGLKGSGTLAGVDNGYQASLEPFKANYRKAYNGKCLAIIQTTDNTGTISLKATAEGLQSAVVELISK comes from the coding sequence ATGAGGAATGCATATACCTATATCAGCTTGTTGCTGGCCTTAGTAACCTCGCCCATTTTCGCGCAGAATGAGCCCCGAACAGCAGTTGATTTTAACCACAGCTGGAAGTTTTTTCCGGGCGATGAACCAACCGCGAAGGCCCCCGATTTTGCTGATGCCGACTGGCGAACGCTCAATCTGCCGCACGACTGGAGCATTGAAGGACAGTTTAGTGAACAACACCTGAGCACAACCCAGGAAGGAGCCCTGCCTACCGGAATTGGCTGGTATCGCAAAGCCTTTCTGATCCCGGTTTCATCAAAAACCAAACGTGTTTTTATTGAATTCGACGGTGTTTACCGAAACAGCGAAGTCTGGATTAACGGCCACCGGCTGGGCATTCGGCCGTACGGGTATAGTTCGTTTCGGTATGAACTTACGAAGCATCTGAAGTTCGGAAGTGAAAAAAATAGCATTGCCGTACGAGTCGATAATGCGGCCCAGCCCAATTCACGCTGGTATACGGGTTCGGGTATTTATCGGAATGTACGGTTAGTAACGACGTCAAAAATGGCGGTCGCCCAATGGGGAACCTTCGTGACAACCCCAACCGTAACGAGCCAGAAAGCGCAGGTTTTAGCCCAGATAAGCATCCAGAATCCGCTGGGGCGGGTAAAGGACGGTCGGCGCTCCGACGGAAAACCGGAAACGGTCGATGTGATCAGTACGGTCCTGGATGCGGCCGGAAATAAAGTAGCCACACAAACGTCATCGTCGGTCCAATTAACGGATACGCTGACTACGATAGCTCAGCAATTCGATCTTCAGAACCCAATACTTTGGTCGATTGAAAAACCCTACCTCTATAAAATTATAACCCGGATTTACAGCCAGAACCGTCTGGAAGACACTTACGAAACGCCATTCGGTATTCGGTATTTTAAGTTCGACTCTGCCACTGGATTTTCGTTGAATGGGCAGCCGATGAAGATTCTGGGAGTTTGTCTGCACCACGATTTAGGCGCTTTAGGCGCTGCCGTAAACCGACGGGCTATGCAGCGTCAGCTTGAACTGCTGAAGGCAATGGGTTGTAACGCGATCCGAACAGCCCACAACCCTCCCGCACCCGAGTTTCTGGACTTGTGTGATGAGATGGGCTTCCTCGTGATGGATGAAGCGTTCGACATGTGGAAAAAAAAGAAGTCGAAGCAGGATTACGGCCTCAACTGGGATGCCTGGCACAAAACCGACCTCGAAGACATGGTCCGTCGCGACCGAAATCATCCATCCATTTTTATGTGGAGCATTGGTAATGAGATTCGCGAACAGTTTGACTCAACGGGCATTACGATCACGAAAGAGTTAGCCGATATCGTTAAAAAGCTGGATTCAACCCGGCCTGTTACCTCGGCACTTACCGAGAATATCCCGGAGAAAAACTTCATTTATCGGTCAGGTGCGCTGGATATTTTAGGTTTCAATTATAAACACGAAGCTTACGGCGATTTCCCAAAAACGTTCCCGAATCAGTCTGTGATTGCCTCCGAAACAGGCTCGTCGCTGCAAACACGCGGGCATTATGACATGCCTTCTGACTCGGTGCGTATGTGGGGAAAGGGTGGGCCTGCCAAATTCAGGGATGGCAACCCCGACTGGACCGCTTCGGCCTATGATAACGAAGCGGCTTATTGGGGTTCAACGCACGAACAGACCTGGAAAGTTATCAGGAAATACCCGCATATGGCAGGGCTGTTCATCTGGACGGGTTTCGACTATCTCGGTGAACCCCATCCTTATCCGTGGCCTGCCCGAAGCTCGTATTTTGGCATTCTCGATCTGGCTGGTTTCCCGAAAGATGTGTATTATCTGTATCAGTCCGAGTGGACAGACAAGCCCGTGCTGCATCTGTTCCCCCACTGGAACTGGCCCAAAGGTGAAACCGTCGATGTCTGGGCCTATTACAGCCAGGCCGATGAAGTTGAGCTGTTTCTGAACGATAAATCGCTGGGAATCCGCCGGAAAAATGGTGATGATCTGCACGTCATGTGGCGCGTCAGTTACGAACCCGGTACGCTCAGGATAGTGTCTCGAAAGGGAGGTAAATCAGTACTTACCCGTACCGTTTCGACGGCAGGGAAGCCCGCTAAAATTCAACTGATCGCTGATAGAAACACGCTGAAAGCCGATGGAAAGGATCTGTCTTTTGTAACGGTAAATGTGCTCGATGAACAGGGTAATCTGGTACCCGATGCCAATCATTTGATCACGTTTGGTTTGAAAGGCTCCGGAACGCTGGCAGGAGTCGATAATGGCTATCAGGCTAGCCTTGAGCCGTTTAAAGCCAATTATCGAAAGGCGTATAATGGAAAATGCCTGGCCATTATTCAGACAACCGACAATACCGGTACGATTAGCCTGAAAGCTACTGCCGAAGGTTTGCAAAGTGCTGTTGTTGAGCTGATTAGTAAATAA
- a CDS encoding glycosyl hydrolase: MINANYCLRFFAFLIPLSLWLAGEKSLAQSSGGLAKIVPLAKQSADAKPWVFWYWMQGGVSKEGITADLEAMKEAGIGGAYLMPIKGVTDPPLYTPATAQLSPRWWDMVRFTMQEAKRLGLEMGMHVSDGFALAGGPWITPALSMQKVVYSSMQVRGNQPVSVKLPQPPANEGYYKDITVLAFPSFKGSTDGPNGSPQPKITSSKPGVNPQFLIDRASKESFKSDTACWIQYAYDQPFTGRSILIRTGGNNYQAQRLQIEVSNDGKLFRPIPRLEPPRHGWQDTDADVTHAITPTTARYFRFVYDKAGSEPGAEDLDAAKWKPGLKLVGLELSDEPRINQFEGKSAVVWRVGQRAMPAMNVPKQGGPANLANQDIDRLAIPLNNVINLTDKLTADGHLNWDAPAGSWTIMRIGHTSTGHTNATAGAGKGLECDKFNPEAITLQFTSWFGEAQRQMGPDLSKNVLKVFHVDSWECGSQNWSANFAREFKKRRGYELTPYLPVMAGIPIESVEVSEQVLYDIRRTVADLIVDVFYKTLADLAHEKGVTFTAESVAPTMTSDGLAHYKRVDVPMGEFWLNSPTHDKPNDMLDAVSAAHIYGKNIVQAEGFTTVRMAWDEHPGMLKTLQDRNYALGINKLVYHVFTHNPWLDRKPGMTLDGVGLYFQRDQTWWKSARAWVDYARRCQTLLQIGKPVADIAVFTGEDIPRRAVLPDRLVSTLPGIFGKEVVEKEAKRLANIGEPLRQKPAGVTHSANMADPENWVDPLRGYAYDSFSPDALNTLATVQGGSVSFAPGAAYALLVLPDKHPLNLNNRFMTPETAGRFLKLVTEGATVLVGEKPIFSAGKGADKQITALTDQLWGGSFDQVSDGKSSFRMKRLGKGRVIQTPFPVGSFEKLGLSRDMDFTETTGEYARDIAWTHRTDGQMDFYFIANQEDRQRDITVSFRQMGKIPELYNAVTDELTEAKQWRNQQGRTQLSVRLEPNASLFVLFRKPAQQAACSGKNWTDFRPVKTLEGSWQVQFDTAYGGPKQPQTFAQLTDWSQLADSAIRYYSGTATYSKVVNWSPPSTSSKQRIWLDLGKIANIADVKLNGVSCGVAWTAPYRVEITHVLKTGENRLTIDVSNTWANRLIGDQLRPESRRITRTTAPFRLQGKPLLEAGILGPVQILVDAPDQSLK, encoded by the coding sequence ATGATAAACGCTAACTATTGCTTACGATTTTTTGCTTTCCTGATTCCACTTTCACTATGGCTGGCTGGTGAAAAATCATTGGCGCAGTCGTCGGGTGGATTGGCAAAAATCGTTCCTCTGGCTAAACAGTCGGCTGATGCCAAACCGTGGGTGTTCTGGTACTGGATGCAGGGTGGCGTTTCGAAAGAGGGCATCACGGCCGATCTGGAAGCGATGAAAGAGGCTGGTATCGGTGGCGCTTACCTTATGCCTATAAAGGGTGTTACAGACCCGCCCCTGTATACGCCCGCTACCGCGCAACTTAGCCCGCGCTGGTGGGACATGGTGCGGTTTACGATGCAGGAGGCTAAACGGCTTGGACTGGAGATGGGCATGCACGTGAGCGATGGCTTTGCGCTGGCTGGCGGCCCCTGGATAACGCCCGCTTTGTCGATGCAGAAAGTAGTGTATTCATCGATGCAGGTTCGGGGCAATCAACCCGTTTCGGTTAAGCTCCCCCAACCACCGGCTAATGAAGGCTATTACAAAGACATTACCGTACTGGCTTTTCCATCGTTCAAGGGGTCGACCGATGGCCCGAACGGAAGCCCACAACCTAAAATAACATCGAGCAAGCCCGGTGTAAATCCGCAGTTTTTGATTGACCGAGCCAGTAAGGAAAGCTTTAAAAGTGACACTGCCTGCTGGATTCAATATGCGTATGATCAGCCATTTACGGGCCGTTCGATCCTCATCCGAACGGGTGGGAATAACTACCAGGCGCAGCGGTTACAGATCGAGGTCAGCAATGATGGCAAACTGTTTAGGCCAATACCTCGCCTTGAACCACCGCGTCATGGCTGGCAGGATACCGATGCCGACGTAACCCATGCCATCACACCGACCACTGCCCGCTATTTCCGATTTGTGTACGATAAAGCCGGTTCAGAACCGGGAGCTGAAGATCTGGATGCCGCCAAGTGGAAACCGGGGCTGAAACTCGTCGGTCTGGAACTCTCCGATGAACCCCGAATTAATCAGTTTGAAGGGAAGTCGGCAGTTGTTTGGCGGGTTGGCCAGCGAGCAATGCCTGCGATGAACGTCCCTAAGCAGGGTGGCCCCGCGAATTTGGCAAATCAGGACATTGACAGGTTAGCCATACCCCTCAACAACGTGATCAATCTGACCGACAAACTAACGGCAGACGGCCACCTGAACTGGGATGCGCCCGCTGGCTCCTGGACCATCATGCGCATCGGTCATACCTCTACGGGACACACGAATGCTACGGCCGGGGCGGGTAAAGGACTGGAGTGCGATAAGTTTAATCCTGAAGCAATTACCCTTCAGTTTACAAGCTGGTTTGGCGAAGCGCAGCGGCAAATGGGTCCTGACCTGAGCAAAAACGTTCTGAAAGTCTTCCATGTAGACAGTTGGGAGTGTGGTAGCCAGAACTGGTCAGCCAACTTTGCCCGCGAATTCAAAAAACGGCGGGGCTATGAATTAACACCTTATCTGCCGGTTATGGCGGGTATTCCCATCGAGAGCGTTGAGGTGTCGGAACAGGTGTTATATGATATTCGCCGGACGGTGGCCGATCTAATTGTCGATGTATTTTATAAAACACTGGCGGATTTGGCTCATGAAAAAGGAGTTACGTTCACTGCCGAGAGCGTAGCCCCAACCATGACCAGCGATGGACTGGCGCATTACAAACGGGTCGATGTGCCGATGGGTGAATTCTGGCTGAACAGCCCAACGCACGACAAACCGAACGACATGCTCGATGCGGTGTCGGCGGCTCATATCTATGGGAAAAATATCGTACAGGCCGAAGGATTTACCACCGTTCGGATGGCCTGGGACGAGCATCCGGGTATGTTGAAAACGCTTCAGGATCGTAACTACGCGTTGGGAATAAACAAGTTAGTTTACCACGTTTTCACTCATAACCCCTGGCTCGACCGCAAACCTGGCATGACACTCGACGGTGTTGGACTTTATTTTCAACGGGATCAGACCTGGTGGAAGTCAGCCCGCGCCTGGGTCGATTATGCCCGTCGATGTCAGACCCTCCTGCAAATCGGGAAACCAGTAGCGGATATTGCCGTTTTTACGGGCGAAGACATTCCCCGACGGGCCGTTCTACCGGATCGGCTGGTTTCGACCCTGCCCGGTATTTTCGGAAAAGAAGTCGTTGAAAAAGAAGCAAAGCGATTGGCCAATATCGGCGAACCCTTACGGCAGAAACCAGCAGGCGTAACGCATTCAGCGAATATGGCCGATCCTGAAAATTGGGTGGACCCCTTACGAGGGTATGCCTATGATTCGTTCAGCCCCGATGCGCTGAACACGCTGGCGACTGTGCAGGGAGGTAGCGTATCATTTGCACCGGGCGCGGCCTATGCGTTGCTTGTGCTGCCGGATAAGCACCCGCTAAACTTGAATAATCGGTTCATGACTCCCGAAACGGCCGGCAGGTTTCTCAAACTGGTGACTGAGGGTGCTACGGTACTCGTTGGTGAAAAACCTATTTTCTCGGCGGGTAAAGGCGCTGATAAACAAATTACTGCGTTGACCGATCAGCTGTGGGGCGGGTCATTTGACCAGGTATCTGACGGGAAGAGCTCCTTTCGGATGAAGCGACTTGGGAAAGGTAGGGTTATTCAAACACCTTTTCCGGTTGGTTCCTTTGAAAAGCTTGGCCTTTCACGGGATATGGATTTCACCGAAACGACCGGCGAGTACGCCCGCGATATTGCCTGGACACATCGAACCGATGGGCAGATGGATTTTTATTTCATTGCCAATCAGGAGGACCGACAACGCGACATCACGGTTTCGTTTCGACAAATGGGGAAAATACCAGAGCTTTACAACGCCGTTACGGATGAGCTAACCGAAGCGAAACAGTGGCGCAATCAACAGGGGCGAACGCAATTATCGGTACGGTTAGAACCCAACGCATCGCTGTTCGTACTCTTTCGAAAACCAGCTCAACAAGCTGCCTGTTCGGGTAAGAACTGGACCGATTTTCGGCCAGTAAAAACGCTGGAAGGTTCGTGGCAAGTGCAGTTTGATACGGCATATGGCGGCCCAAAACAACCCCAGACTTTCGCTCAACTCACCGACTGGAGCCAATTGGCTGACTCTGCTATCCGGTATTATTCCGGGACGGCAACGTATTCGAAAGTCGTTAACTGGTCTCCTCCATCAACGTCTTCTAAACAGCGTATCTGGCTCGATTTAGGCAAAATTGCCAACATCGCCGATGTCAAACTAAACGGTGTTTCCTGTGGTGTCGCATGGACGGCTCCGTATCGGGTTGAGATCACGCACGTACTCAAAACCGGCGAAAACAGGCTAACCATCGACGTTAGCAACACCTGGGCCAATCGCCTGATCGGCGATCAGTTGCGGCCCGAATCCAGGCGCATCACCCGCACCACAGCGCCTTTCCGATTACAGGGAAAACCGCTTCTGGAAGCGGGCATACTGGGGCCGGTACAGATTTTAGTGGATGCTCCTGATCAATCCCTTAAATAA